One window of the Pseudomonas lurida genome contains the following:
- a CDS encoding DeoR/GlpR family transcriptional regulator, which produces MNLPPRQQHILELVRERGYVSIEEMAQLFVVTPQTIRRDINQLADANLLRRYHGGAAYDSSVENTAYAMRADQMRDEKQRIGEAIAAQIPDHASLFINIGTTTESIARALLNHNHLKIITNNLNVATMLSAKDDFDVLLTGGNVRRDGGVVGQASVDFINQFKVDFALVGISGIDEDGSLLDFDYQEVRVSQAIIANARQVILAADSSKFGRNAMIRLGPISLVDCLVTDQQPVPALVQLLNQHKVRLEVV; this is translated from the coding sequence ATGAATCTGCCTCCCCGCCAGCAACACATTCTCGAACTGGTCCGCGAACGCGGCTACGTCAGTATCGAGGAAATGGCGCAGCTGTTCGTTGTCACCCCGCAAACCATCCGCCGCGATATCAACCAGTTGGCGGACGCCAATCTGCTGCGCCGCTACCACGGCGGCGCGGCCTATGACTCCAGTGTCGAGAACACGGCGTACGCCATGCGTGCCGACCAGATGCGTGACGAGAAACAGCGCATCGGCGAAGCCATCGCCGCGCAGATCCCCGATCACGCCTCCCTGTTCATCAATATCGGCACCACCACCGAATCCATCGCCCGTGCGTTGCTCAACCACAACCACCTGAAGATCATCACCAACAACCTCAACGTCGCCACCATGCTCAGCGCCAAGGACGACTTCGATGTGCTGTTGACCGGCGGTAACGTGCGCCGTGATGGCGGCGTGGTGGGCCAGGCGAGTGTCGACTTCATCAACCAGTTCAAGGTCGACTTTGCGCTGGTGGGCATCAGCGGCATCGATGAAGACGGCAGCCTGCTGGACTTTGACTACCAGGAAGTACGGGTGTCGCAAGCGATCATTGCCAATGCTCGCCAGGTGATCCTGGCAGCGGACTCGAGCAAGTTTGGCCGCAACGCCATGATTCGCCTGGGGCCGATCAGCCTGGTGGATTGCCTGGTGACTGACCAGCAACCGGTGCCGGCATTGGTGCAGTTGCTGAACCAGCATAAGGTTCGGTTGGAAGTCGTGTAA